In Coleofasciculus sp. FACHB-T130, a single window of DNA contains:
- a CDS encoding glutathione S-transferase N-terminal domain-containing protein has translation MIDLYTFTTPNGRKASVMLEEVELPYNVHKIDITKGEQFTPEFVAINPNSKIPAIVDQDTGMTVFESGAILIYLAEKTGKFLPKEQKARFQVLEWLMFQMGGVGPMFGQLNHFKKFAPEKIPYAIERYEKETLRLYGVLDKQLADREFICNEYSIADIATFPWVASYEFQGLTLDNHPNLKRWFETIQQRPAVQRGMAVP, from the coding sequence ATGATTGACCTTTACACCTTCACGACACCAAACGGGCGCAAGGCTTCTGTCATGTTGGAGGAAGTGGAACTTCCTTACAACGTCCATAAGATTGACATTACGAAGGGAGAGCAATTTACCCCAGAATTTGTCGCAATTAATCCGAATAGCAAGATTCCCGCGATTGTTGACCAAGATACTGGCATGACGGTTTTTGAATCGGGTGCTATCCTGATCTATCTAGCAGAGAAAACTGGAAAATTCTTACCTAAAGAACAAAAAGCTCGCTTTCAAGTGCTGGAATGGCTGATGTTTCAAATGGGAGGCGTCGGGCCAATGTTTGGTCAGTTAAACCATTTTAAGAAGTTTGCTCCAGAAAAGATTCCTTACGCAATTGAGCGGTATGAGAAAGAGACTCTACGGCTTTACGGTGTCTTAGATAAACAGTTGGCAGATCGGGAATTTATCTGCAATGAATACTCGATTGCCGATATTGCCACATTTCCTTGGGTTGCTAGCTATGAATTTCAAGGTTTAACCCTAGATAATCATCCAAATCTTAAGCGCTGGTTTGAAACAATTCAGCAGCGTCCAGCCGTACAACGGGGAATGGCAGTTCCATAA